The proteins below come from a single Balaenoptera musculus isolate JJ_BM4_2016_0621 chromosome 1, mBalMus1.pri.v3, whole genome shotgun sequence genomic window:
- the CSDE1 gene encoding cold shock domain-containing protein E1 isoform X4, whose protein sequence is MSFDPNLLHNNGHNGYPNGTSAALRETGVIEKLLTSYGFIQCSERQARLFFHCSQYNGNLQDLKVGDDVEFEVSSDRRTGKPIAVKLVKIKQEILPEERINGQEVFYLTYTPEDVEGNVQLETGDKINFVIDNNKHTGAVSARNIMLLKKKQARCQGVVCAMKDAFGFIERGDIVKEIFFHYSEFKGDLETLQPGDDVEFTIKDRNGKEVATDVRLLPQGTVIFEDISIEHFEGTVTKVIPKVPSKNQNDPLPGRIKVDFVIPKELPFGDKDTKSKVTLLEGDHVRFNISTDRRDKLERATNIEVLSNTFQFTNEAREMGVIAAMRDGFGFIKCVDRDARMFFHFSEILDGNQLHIADEVEFTVVPDMLSAQRNHAIRIKKLPKGTVSFHSHSDHRFLGTVEKEATFSNPKTTSPNKGKEKEAEDGIIAYDDCGVKLTIAFQAKDVEGSNSPQIGDKVEFSISDKQRPGQQIATCVRLLGRNSNSKRLLGYVATLKDNFGFIETANHDKEIFFHYSEFSGDVDSLELGDMVEYSLSKGKGNKVSAEKVNKTHSVNGITEEADPTIYSGKVIRPLRSVDPTQTEYQGMIEIMDEGDMKGEVYPFGIVGMANKGDCLQKGESVKFQLCVLGQNAQTMAYNITPLRRATVECVKDQFGFINYEVGDSKKLFFHVKEVQDGIELQAGDEVEFSVIFNQRTGKCSACNVWRVCEGPKAVAAPRPDRLVNRLKNITLDDASAPRLMVLRQPRGPDNSMGFGAERKIRQAGVID, encoded by the exons atgagCTTTGATCCAAATCTTCTCCACAACAATGGGCATAATGGGTACCCCAATGGTACTTCAGCAGCACTGCGTGAAACTGGGGTTATTGAAAAACTGCTAACCTCTTATGGATTTATTCAGTGTTCAGAACGTCAAGCTAGACTTTTCTTCCACTGTTCACAGTATAATGGCAACCTGCAGGACTTAAAAGTAGGAG ATGATGTTGAATTTGAAGTATCATCTGACCGGCGGACTGGGAAACCCATCGCTGTTAAACTGGTGAAGATAAAACAAGAAATCCTCCCTGAAGAACGAATTAATGGACAA GAAGTGTTTTATCTGACTTACACCCCTGAAGATGTTGAAGGGAACGTTCAGCTGGAAACTggagataaaataaactttgtaaTTGATAACAATAAACA TACTGGTGCTGTAAGTGCTCGTAATATTATGCTgttgaaaaagaaacaagctcGCTGTCAGGGAGTAGTTTGTGCCATGAAG GATGCGTTTGGCTTTATTGAAAGAGGTGATATTGTAAAGGAGATATTCTTTCACTATAGTGAATTTAAGGGTGACTTAGAAACCTTGCAGCCTGGAGATGACGTGGAATTCACAATCAAGGACAGAAAT GGTAAAGAAGTTGCAACAGATGTCAGACTATTGCCTCAAGGAACAGTCATTTTTGAAGATATCAGCATTGAACATTTTGAAGGAACTGTAACCAAAGTTATCCCAAAAGTACCCAGTAAAAACCAG aaTGACCCATTGCCAGGACGCATCAAAGTTGATTTTGTGATTCCTAAAGAACTTCCCTTTGGAGACAAAGATACGAAATCCAAGGTGACCCTGCTGGAAGGCGACCATGTTAGGTTTAATATTTCAACAGACCGTCGTGACAAATTAGAACGAGCAACCAACATAGAAGTTCTATCAAATACATTTCAGTTCACTAATGAAGCCAGAGAAATG ggtgtaATTGCTGCCATGAGAGATGGTTTTGGTTTCATCAAGTGTGTGGATCGTGATGCTCGTATGTTCTTCCACTTCAGTGAAATTCTGGATGGGAACCAGCTCCATATTGCAGATGAAGTAGAGTTTACTGTGGTTCCT GATATGCTCTCTGCCCAAAGAAATCATGCTATTAGGATTAAAAAACTTCCCAAGGGCACAGTTTCGTTCCACTCCCATTCAGATCATCGTTTTCTGGGCACCGTAGAAAAAGAAGCCACTTTTTCCAATCCTAAAACCACTAGCCcaaataaaggcaaagaaaag GAGGCTGAGGATGGTATTATTGCTTATGATGATTGTGGGGTGAAATTGACTATTGCTTTTCAAGCCAAGGATGTGGAAGGATCTAATTCTCCTCAGATAGGAGACAAG GTTGAATTTAGTATTAGTGACAAACAGAGGCCTGGACAGCAAATTGCAACTTGTGTGCGACTCTTAGGTCGTAATTCCAACTCCAAGAGGCTCTTGGGTTATGTGGCaactttgaaggataattttggaTTTATTGAAACAGCCAATCATGATAAGGAAATCTTTTTCCATTACAG tGAGTTCTCTGGTGATGTTGATAGCCTGGAACTGGGGGACATGGTCGAGTACAGCTTGTCCAAAGGAAAAGGCAACAAAGTCAGTGCAGaaaaagtgaacaaaacacaCTCAG TGAATGGCATTACTGAGGAGGCTGATCCCACCATCTACTCTGGTAAAGTCATTCGCCCCTTGAGGAGTGTCGATCCAACACAGACTGAGTACCAAGGAATGATTGAGATCATGGACGAAG GGGATATGAAAGGTGAGGTCTATCCATTTGGCATAGTTGGGATGGCCAACAAAGGGGATTGCCTACAGAAAGGGGAGAGCGTCAAGTTCCAGTTGTGTGTCCTGGGCCAAAATGCACAGACTATGGCCTACAACATCACACCCCTGCGTAGGGCCACAGTGGAGTGTGTGAAAGATCAG tttggcTTCATTAACTATGAAGTAGGAGATAGCAAGAAGCTCTTTTTCCATGTGAAAGAAGTTCAGGATGGCATTGAGCTACAGGCAGGAGATGAGGTGGAATTCTCAGTGATTTTTAATCAGCGCACTGGCAAGTGCAGTGCTTGTAATGTTTGGCGAGTCTG CGAGGGCCCCAAGGCTGTTGCAGCTCCACGACCTGATAGGTTGGTCAATCGCTTGAAGAACATCACCCTGGATGATGCCAGTGCTCCTCGCCTAATGGTTCTTCGTCAGCCAAGGGGACCAGATAACTCAATG GGATTTGGTGCCGAAAGAAAGATCCGTCAAGCTGGTGTCATTGACTAA
- the CSDE1 gene encoding cold shock domain-containing protein E1 isoform X3, producing MSFDPNLLHNNGHNGYPNGTSAALRETGVIEKLLTSYGFIQCSERQARLFFHCSQYNGNLQDLKVGDDVEFEVSSDRRTGKPIAVKLVKIKQEILPEERINGQVVCAVPHNLESKSPAAPGQSPTGSVCYERNGEVFYLTYTPEDVEGNVQLETGDKINFVIDNNKHTGAVSARNIMLLKKKQARCQGVVCAMKDAFGFIERGDIVKEIFFHYSEFKGDLETLQPGDDVEFTIKDRNGKEVATDVRLLPQGTVIFEDISIEHFEGTVTKVIPKVPSKNQNDPLPGRIKVDFVIPKELPFGDKDTKSKVTLLEGDHVRFNISTDRRDKLERATNIEVLSNTFQFTNEAREMGVIAAMRDGFGFIKCVDRDARMFFHFSEILDGNQLHIADEVEFTVVPDMLSAQRNHAIRIKKLPKGTVSFHSHSDHRFLGTVEKEATFSNPKTTSPNKGKEKEAEDGIIAYDDCGVKLTIAFQAKDVEGSNSPQIGDKVEFSISDKQRPGQQIATCVRLLGRNSNSKRLLGYVATLKDNFGFIETANHDKEIFFHYSEFSGDVDSLELGDMVEYSLSKGKGNKVSAEKVNKTHSVNGITEEADPTIYSGKVIRPLRSVDPTQTEYQGMIEIMDEGDMKGEVYPFGIVGMANKGDCLQKGESVKFQLCVLGQNAQTMAYNITPLRRATVECVKDQFGFINYEVGDSKKLFFHVKEVQDGIELQAGDEVEFSVIFNQRTGKCSACNVWRVCEGPKAVAAPRPDRLVNRLKNITLDDASAPRLMVLRQPRGPDNSMGFGAERKIRQAGVID from the exons atgagCTTTGATCCAAATCTTCTCCACAACAATGGGCATAATGGGTACCCCAATGGTACTTCAGCAGCACTGCGTGAAACTGGGGTTATTGAAAAACTGCTAACCTCTTATGGATTTATTCAGTGTTCAGAACGTCAAGCTAGACTTTTCTTCCACTGTTCACAGTATAATGGCAACCTGCAGGACTTAAAAGTAGGAG ATGATGTTGAATTTGAAGTATCATCTGACCGGCGGACTGGGAAACCCATCGCTGTTAAACTGGTGAAGATAAAACAAGAAATCCTCCCTGAAGAACGAATTAATGGACAA GTTGTGTGCGCTGTTCCTCACAACTTAGAGAGTAAATCTCCAGCTGCCCCGGGTCAGAGTCCAACAGGGAGTGTATGCTACGAACGTAATGGG GAAGTGTTTTATCTGACTTACACCCCTGAAGATGTTGAAGGGAACGTTCAGCTGGAAACTggagataaaataaactttgtaaTTGATAACAATAAACA TACTGGTGCTGTAAGTGCTCGTAATATTATGCTgttgaaaaagaaacaagctcGCTGTCAGGGAGTAGTTTGTGCCATGAAG GATGCGTTTGGCTTTATTGAAAGAGGTGATATTGTAAAGGAGATATTCTTTCACTATAGTGAATTTAAGGGTGACTTAGAAACCTTGCAGCCTGGAGATGACGTGGAATTCACAATCAAGGACAGAAAT GGTAAAGAAGTTGCAACAGATGTCAGACTATTGCCTCAAGGAACAGTCATTTTTGAAGATATCAGCATTGAACATTTTGAAGGAACTGTAACCAAAGTTATCCCAAAAGTACCCAGTAAAAACCAG aaTGACCCATTGCCAGGACGCATCAAAGTTGATTTTGTGATTCCTAAAGAACTTCCCTTTGGAGACAAAGATACGAAATCCAAGGTGACCCTGCTGGAAGGCGACCATGTTAGGTTTAATATTTCAACAGACCGTCGTGACAAATTAGAACGAGCAACCAACATAGAAGTTCTATCAAATACATTTCAGTTCACTAATGAAGCCAGAGAAATG ggtgtaATTGCTGCCATGAGAGATGGTTTTGGTTTCATCAAGTGTGTGGATCGTGATGCTCGTATGTTCTTCCACTTCAGTGAAATTCTGGATGGGAACCAGCTCCATATTGCAGATGAAGTAGAGTTTACTGTGGTTCCT GATATGCTCTCTGCCCAAAGAAATCATGCTATTAGGATTAAAAAACTTCCCAAGGGCACAGTTTCGTTCCACTCCCATTCAGATCATCGTTTTCTGGGCACCGTAGAAAAAGAAGCCACTTTTTCCAATCCTAAAACCACTAGCCcaaataaaggcaaagaaaag GAGGCTGAGGATGGTATTATTGCTTATGATGATTGTGGGGTGAAATTGACTATTGCTTTTCAAGCCAAGGATGTGGAAGGATCTAATTCTCCTCAGATAGGAGACAAG GTTGAATTTAGTATTAGTGACAAACAGAGGCCTGGACAGCAAATTGCAACTTGTGTGCGACTCTTAGGTCGTAATTCCAACTCCAAGAGGCTCTTGGGTTATGTGGCaactttgaaggataattttggaTTTATTGAAACAGCCAATCATGATAAGGAAATCTTTTTCCATTACAG tGAGTTCTCTGGTGATGTTGATAGCCTGGAACTGGGGGACATGGTCGAGTACAGCTTGTCCAAAGGAAAAGGCAACAAAGTCAGTGCAGaaaaagtgaacaaaacacaCTCAG TGAATGGCATTACTGAGGAGGCTGATCCCACCATCTACTCTGGTAAAGTCATTCGCCCCTTGAGGAGTGTCGATCCAACACAGACTGAGTACCAAGGAATGATTGAGATCATGGACGAAG GGGATATGAAAGGTGAGGTCTATCCATTTGGCATAGTTGGGATGGCCAACAAAGGGGATTGCCTACAGAAAGGGGAGAGCGTCAAGTTCCAGTTGTGTGTCCTGGGCCAAAATGCACAGACTATGGCCTACAACATCACACCCCTGCGTAGGGCCACAGTGGAGTGTGTGAAAGATCAG tttggcTTCATTAACTATGAAGTAGGAGATAGCAAGAAGCTCTTTTTCCATGTGAAAGAAGTTCAGGATGGCATTGAGCTACAGGCAGGAGATGAGGTGGAATTCTCAGTGATTTTTAATCAGCGCACTGGCAAGTGCAGTGCTTGTAATGTTTGGCGAGTCTG CGAGGGCCCCAAGGCTGTTGCAGCTCCACGACCTGATAGGTTGGTCAATCGCTTGAAGAACATCACCCTGGATGATGCCAGTGCTCCTCGCCTAATGGTTCTTCGTCAGCCAAGGGGACCAGATAACTCAATG GGATTTGGTGCCGAAAGAAAGATCCGTCAAGCTGGTGTCATTGACTAA
- the CSDE1 gene encoding cold shock domain-containing protein E1 isoform X2 — MENVFTVSSDPHPPPTAPPSLSLPLSSSSTSSGTKKQKRTPTYQRSMSFDPNLLHNNGHNGYPNGTSAALRETGVIEKLLTSYGFIQCSERQARLFFHCSQYNGNLQDLKVGDDVEFEVSSDRRTGKPIAVKLVKIKQEILPEERINGQEVFYLTYTPEDVEGNVQLETGDKINFVIDNNKHTGAVSARNIMLLKKKQARCQGVVCAMKDAFGFIERGDIVKEIFFHYSEFKGDLETLQPGDDVEFTIKDRNGKEVATDVRLLPQGTVIFEDISIEHFEGTVTKVIPKVPSKNQNDPLPGRIKVDFVIPKELPFGDKDTKSKVTLLEGDHVRFNISTDRRDKLERATNIEVLSNTFQFTNEAREMGVIAAMRDGFGFIKCVDRDARMFFHFSEILDGNQLHIADEVEFTVVPDMLSAQRNHAIRIKKLPKGTVSFHSHSDHRFLGTVEKEATFSNPKTTSPNKGKEKEAEDGIIAYDDCGVKLTIAFQAKDVEGSNSPQIGDKVEFSISDKQRPGQQIATCVRLLGRNSNSKRLLGYVATLKDNFGFIETANHDKEIFFHYSEFSGDVDSLELGDMVEYSLSKGKGNKVSAEKVNKTHSVNGITEEADPTIYSGKVIRPLRSVDPTQTEYQGMIEIMDEGDMKGEVYPFGIVGMANKGDCLQKGESVKFQLCVLGQNAQTMAYNITPLRRATVECVKDQFGFINYEVGDSKKLFFHVKEVQDGIELQAGDEVEFSVIFNQRTGKCSACNVWRVCEGPKAVAAPRPDRLVNRLKNITLDDASAPRLMVLRQPRGPDNSMGFGAERKIRQAGVID; from the exons ATGGAGAACGTTTTTACTGTGTCATCAGATCCTCATCCCCCTCCTACAGCCCCTCCTTCACTTTCTTTACCTTTATCTTCATCTTCTACCTCATCTGggactaaaaaacaaaagaggaccCCCACGTATCAGAGATCT atgagCTTTGATCCAAATCTTCTCCACAACAATGGGCATAATGGGTACCCCAATGGTACTTCAGCAGCACTGCGTGAAACTGGGGTTATTGAAAAACTGCTAACCTCTTATGGATTTATTCAGTGTTCAGAACGTCAAGCTAGACTTTTCTTCCACTGTTCACAGTATAATGGCAACCTGCAGGACTTAAAAGTAGGAG ATGATGTTGAATTTGAAGTATCATCTGACCGGCGGACTGGGAAACCCATCGCTGTTAAACTGGTGAAGATAAAACAAGAAATCCTCCCTGAAGAACGAATTAATGGACAA GAAGTGTTTTATCTGACTTACACCCCTGAAGATGTTGAAGGGAACGTTCAGCTGGAAACTggagataaaataaactttgtaaTTGATAACAATAAACA TACTGGTGCTGTAAGTGCTCGTAATATTATGCTgttgaaaaagaaacaagctcGCTGTCAGGGAGTAGTTTGTGCCATGAAG GATGCGTTTGGCTTTATTGAAAGAGGTGATATTGTAAAGGAGATATTCTTTCACTATAGTGAATTTAAGGGTGACTTAGAAACCTTGCAGCCTGGAGATGACGTGGAATTCACAATCAAGGACAGAAAT GGTAAAGAAGTTGCAACAGATGTCAGACTATTGCCTCAAGGAACAGTCATTTTTGAAGATATCAGCATTGAACATTTTGAAGGAACTGTAACCAAAGTTATCCCAAAAGTACCCAGTAAAAACCAG aaTGACCCATTGCCAGGACGCATCAAAGTTGATTTTGTGATTCCTAAAGAACTTCCCTTTGGAGACAAAGATACGAAATCCAAGGTGACCCTGCTGGAAGGCGACCATGTTAGGTTTAATATTTCAACAGACCGTCGTGACAAATTAGAACGAGCAACCAACATAGAAGTTCTATCAAATACATTTCAGTTCACTAATGAAGCCAGAGAAATG ggtgtaATTGCTGCCATGAGAGATGGTTTTGGTTTCATCAAGTGTGTGGATCGTGATGCTCGTATGTTCTTCCACTTCAGTGAAATTCTGGATGGGAACCAGCTCCATATTGCAGATGAAGTAGAGTTTACTGTGGTTCCT GATATGCTCTCTGCCCAAAGAAATCATGCTATTAGGATTAAAAAACTTCCCAAGGGCACAGTTTCGTTCCACTCCCATTCAGATCATCGTTTTCTGGGCACCGTAGAAAAAGAAGCCACTTTTTCCAATCCTAAAACCACTAGCCcaaataaaggcaaagaaaag GAGGCTGAGGATGGTATTATTGCTTATGATGATTGTGGGGTGAAATTGACTATTGCTTTTCAAGCCAAGGATGTGGAAGGATCTAATTCTCCTCAGATAGGAGACAAG GTTGAATTTAGTATTAGTGACAAACAGAGGCCTGGACAGCAAATTGCAACTTGTGTGCGACTCTTAGGTCGTAATTCCAACTCCAAGAGGCTCTTGGGTTATGTGGCaactttgaaggataattttggaTTTATTGAAACAGCCAATCATGATAAGGAAATCTTTTTCCATTACAG tGAGTTCTCTGGTGATGTTGATAGCCTGGAACTGGGGGACATGGTCGAGTACAGCTTGTCCAAAGGAAAAGGCAACAAAGTCAGTGCAGaaaaagtgaacaaaacacaCTCAG TGAATGGCATTACTGAGGAGGCTGATCCCACCATCTACTCTGGTAAAGTCATTCGCCCCTTGAGGAGTGTCGATCCAACACAGACTGAGTACCAAGGAATGATTGAGATCATGGACGAAG GGGATATGAAAGGTGAGGTCTATCCATTTGGCATAGTTGGGATGGCCAACAAAGGGGATTGCCTACAGAAAGGGGAGAGCGTCAAGTTCCAGTTGTGTGTCCTGGGCCAAAATGCACAGACTATGGCCTACAACATCACACCCCTGCGTAGGGCCACAGTGGAGTGTGTGAAAGATCAG tttggcTTCATTAACTATGAAGTAGGAGATAGCAAGAAGCTCTTTTTCCATGTGAAAGAAGTTCAGGATGGCATTGAGCTACAGGCAGGAGATGAGGTGGAATTCTCAGTGATTTTTAATCAGCGCACTGGCAAGTGCAGTGCTTGTAATGTTTGGCGAGTCTG CGAGGGCCCCAAGGCTGTTGCAGCTCCACGACCTGATAGGTTGGTCAATCGCTTGAAGAACATCACCCTGGATGATGCCAGTGCTCCTCGCCTAATGGTTCTTCGTCAGCCAAGGGGACCAGATAACTCAATG GGATTTGGTGCCGAAAGAAAGATCCGTCAAGCTGGTGTCATTGACTAA
- the CSDE1 gene encoding cold shock domain-containing protein E1 isoform X1, with the protein MENVFTVSSDPHPPPTAPPSLSLPLSSSSTSSGTKKQKRTPTYQRSMSFDPNLLHNNGHNGYPNGTSAALRETGVIEKLLTSYGFIQCSERQARLFFHCSQYNGNLQDLKVGDDVEFEVSSDRRTGKPIAVKLVKIKQEILPEERINGQVVCAVPHNLESKSPAAPGQSPTGSVCYERNGEVFYLTYTPEDVEGNVQLETGDKINFVIDNNKHTGAVSARNIMLLKKKQARCQGVVCAMKDAFGFIERGDIVKEIFFHYSEFKGDLETLQPGDDVEFTIKDRNGKEVATDVRLLPQGTVIFEDISIEHFEGTVTKVIPKVPSKNQNDPLPGRIKVDFVIPKELPFGDKDTKSKVTLLEGDHVRFNISTDRRDKLERATNIEVLSNTFQFTNEAREMGVIAAMRDGFGFIKCVDRDARMFFHFSEILDGNQLHIADEVEFTVVPDMLSAQRNHAIRIKKLPKGTVSFHSHSDHRFLGTVEKEATFSNPKTTSPNKGKEKEAEDGIIAYDDCGVKLTIAFQAKDVEGSNSPQIGDKVEFSISDKQRPGQQIATCVRLLGRNSNSKRLLGYVATLKDNFGFIETANHDKEIFFHYSEFSGDVDSLELGDMVEYSLSKGKGNKVSAEKVNKTHSVNGITEEADPTIYSGKVIRPLRSVDPTQTEYQGMIEIMDEGDMKGEVYPFGIVGMANKGDCLQKGESVKFQLCVLGQNAQTMAYNITPLRRATVECVKDQFGFINYEVGDSKKLFFHVKEVQDGIELQAGDEVEFSVIFNQRTGKCSACNVWRVCEGPKAVAAPRPDRLVNRLKNITLDDASAPRLMVLRQPRGPDNSMGFGAERKIRQAGVID; encoded by the exons ATGGAGAACGTTTTTACTGTGTCATCAGATCCTCATCCCCCTCCTACAGCCCCTCCTTCACTTTCTTTACCTTTATCTTCATCTTCTACCTCATCTGggactaaaaaacaaaagaggaccCCCACGTATCAGAGATCT atgagCTTTGATCCAAATCTTCTCCACAACAATGGGCATAATGGGTACCCCAATGGTACTTCAGCAGCACTGCGTGAAACTGGGGTTATTGAAAAACTGCTAACCTCTTATGGATTTATTCAGTGTTCAGAACGTCAAGCTAGACTTTTCTTCCACTGTTCACAGTATAATGGCAACCTGCAGGACTTAAAAGTAGGAG ATGATGTTGAATTTGAAGTATCATCTGACCGGCGGACTGGGAAACCCATCGCTGTTAAACTGGTGAAGATAAAACAAGAAATCCTCCCTGAAGAACGAATTAATGGACAA GTTGTGTGCGCTGTTCCTCACAACTTAGAGAGTAAATCTCCAGCTGCCCCGGGTCAGAGTCCAACAGGGAGTGTATGCTACGAACGTAATGGG GAAGTGTTTTATCTGACTTACACCCCTGAAGATGTTGAAGGGAACGTTCAGCTGGAAACTggagataaaataaactttgtaaTTGATAACAATAAACA TACTGGTGCTGTAAGTGCTCGTAATATTATGCTgttgaaaaagaaacaagctcGCTGTCAGGGAGTAGTTTGTGCCATGAAG GATGCGTTTGGCTTTATTGAAAGAGGTGATATTGTAAAGGAGATATTCTTTCACTATAGTGAATTTAAGGGTGACTTAGAAACCTTGCAGCCTGGAGATGACGTGGAATTCACAATCAAGGACAGAAAT GGTAAAGAAGTTGCAACAGATGTCAGACTATTGCCTCAAGGAACAGTCATTTTTGAAGATATCAGCATTGAACATTTTGAAGGAACTGTAACCAAAGTTATCCCAAAAGTACCCAGTAAAAACCAG aaTGACCCATTGCCAGGACGCATCAAAGTTGATTTTGTGATTCCTAAAGAACTTCCCTTTGGAGACAAAGATACGAAATCCAAGGTGACCCTGCTGGAAGGCGACCATGTTAGGTTTAATATTTCAACAGACCGTCGTGACAAATTAGAACGAGCAACCAACATAGAAGTTCTATCAAATACATTTCAGTTCACTAATGAAGCCAGAGAAATG ggtgtaATTGCTGCCATGAGAGATGGTTTTGGTTTCATCAAGTGTGTGGATCGTGATGCTCGTATGTTCTTCCACTTCAGTGAAATTCTGGATGGGAACCAGCTCCATATTGCAGATGAAGTAGAGTTTACTGTGGTTCCT GATATGCTCTCTGCCCAAAGAAATCATGCTATTAGGATTAAAAAACTTCCCAAGGGCACAGTTTCGTTCCACTCCCATTCAGATCATCGTTTTCTGGGCACCGTAGAAAAAGAAGCCACTTTTTCCAATCCTAAAACCACTAGCCcaaataaaggcaaagaaaag GAGGCTGAGGATGGTATTATTGCTTATGATGATTGTGGGGTGAAATTGACTATTGCTTTTCAAGCCAAGGATGTGGAAGGATCTAATTCTCCTCAGATAGGAGACAAG GTTGAATTTAGTATTAGTGACAAACAGAGGCCTGGACAGCAAATTGCAACTTGTGTGCGACTCTTAGGTCGTAATTCCAACTCCAAGAGGCTCTTGGGTTATGTGGCaactttgaaggataattttggaTTTATTGAAACAGCCAATCATGATAAGGAAATCTTTTTCCATTACAG tGAGTTCTCTGGTGATGTTGATAGCCTGGAACTGGGGGACATGGTCGAGTACAGCTTGTCCAAAGGAAAAGGCAACAAAGTCAGTGCAGaaaaagtgaacaaaacacaCTCAG TGAATGGCATTACTGAGGAGGCTGATCCCACCATCTACTCTGGTAAAGTCATTCGCCCCTTGAGGAGTGTCGATCCAACACAGACTGAGTACCAAGGAATGATTGAGATCATGGACGAAG GGGATATGAAAGGTGAGGTCTATCCATTTGGCATAGTTGGGATGGCCAACAAAGGGGATTGCCTACAGAAAGGGGAGAGCGTCAAGTTCCAGTTGTGTGTCCTGGGCCAAAATGCACAGACTATGGCCTACAACATCACACCCCTGCGTAGGGCCACAGTGGAGTGTGTGAAAGATCAG tttggcTTCATTAACTATGAAGTAGGAGATAGCAAGAAGCTCTTTTTCCATGTGAAAGAAGTTCAGGATGGCATTGAGCTACAGGCAGGAGATGAGGTGGAATTCTCAGTGATTTTTAATCAGCGCACTGGCAAGTGCAGTGCTTGTAATGTTTGGCGAGTCTG CGAGGGCCCCAAGGCTGTTGCAGCTCCACGACCTGATAGGTTGGTCAATCGCTTGAAGAACATCACCCTGGATGATGCCAGTGCTCCTCGCCTAATGGTTCTTCGTCAGCCAAGGGGACCAGATAACTCAATG GGATTTGGTGCCGAAAGAAAGATCCGTCAAGCTGGTGTCATTGACTAA